Proteins co-encoded in one Leptospira dzoumogneensis genomic window:
- a CDS encoding DUF58 domain-containing protein: protein MFRKEYQNLIQLLDFKERGFSLRNRQGTAASSRKGRGVDFKDVRPYAVGDDTRLIDWNVTSRFGELHVREFYEEKERLGVFFLDVSESMDWSSSEWTKAENAFQVLALLVLLYVRKGNLAKILLYSDRLEWETGYIRNTEEALSSLEKVRSYPHRKLRTDPKLPFILLKNRIRRYTDSYILSDFHGLPSLKKLTGLRRFHTLHAIRFKDRLEEGAPRGFFQSFLLKDPETGAIPSPVGGSIRKNLEFLFKSRCLELEGKDTDPNKLLEYWRSMS, encoded by the coding sequence ATGTTCCGTAAAGAATACCAAAACCTGATCCAACTTTTGGATTTTAAGGAGAGAGGATTTTCTCTTCGGAATAGACAAGGTACGGCCGCGAGTTCCAGAAAGGGCAGGGGAGTGGACTTCAAAGATGTCCGCCCTTATGCTGTCGGTGACGATACAAGACTGATCGATTGGAACGTAACTTCTAGATTCGGAGAATTACACGTAAGAGAATTCTACGAAGAGAAAGAAAGGTTGGGAGTTTTTTTCCTGGATGTTTCGGAGTCCATGGATTGGAGCAGTTCGGAATGGACCAAAGCGGAAAACGCTTTTCAGGTCTTAGCTCTATTAGTTTTACTTTATGTACGAAAAGGGAACCTCGCTAAAATTTTGCTCTATTCGGATCGATTGGAATGGGAAACAGGATATATCCGGAACACGGAAGAGGCACTTTCTTCTCTTGAAAAAGTCCGTTCTTACCCTCATCGAAAACTAAGAACGGATCCTAAACTTCCGTTCATACTTTTAAAAAACAGGATAAGAAGATACACCGATTCTTATATACTTTCCGATTTTCACGGACTTCCTTCTTTAAAAAAACTTACAGGCCTTAGAAGATTTCATACCCTACATGCGATCCGATTTAAGGATCGTTTGGAAGAAGGTGCTCCCAGAGGTTTTTTCCAATCCTTTCTTCTAAAAGATCCTGAAACAGGCGCTATTCCTTCACCTGTAGGCGGAAGTATTCGAAAGAATCTGGAATTTTTATTTAAGTCCAGATGTTTGGAACTAGAAGGAAAAGATACGGACCCGAACAAACTTTTGGAATATTGGAGAAGTATGTCATGA